The sequence GGTGAATTAAATTCTTACTCTCATAGCTTAGAAATAATGTACTGCAAAACGCATGTTCTTAActgtatttaaaattacaatcacGCATCTTTCTTTCCCACGTCAACATCTTCACTGTCACTACATAATAAAGTATGCATATCATTGGGCTGTACACTGGATTGAATCGACGAGTCACCACTCAATCTCACGAGGCTCAGGCATCACGAAATCGCGAAATTGCGAGCAATTGATCGCTGACTGAAGTAACAATTCTCAGCTCCGAAATTGACTTGCGCCAGATTTCACGGGAAAAAGATCAAGAGATTGAAGCTTGAATTTTgtctcaattttaagaaaaataaacgtGTCAAGATTGTTGATGTTTTCACGAAAAANNNNNNNNNNNNNNNNNNNNNNNNNNNNNNNNNNNNNNNNNNNNNNNNNNNNNNNNNNNNNNNNNNNNNNNNNNNNNNNNNNNNNNNNNNNNNNNNNNNNTATCGCGTCCCATCTTATCACTTTCCCGTCCCTATCACTTCCCCTCCCCAAATTGTATTCCCTCTCCCCATTTCCCCGCCGACCCGAAAAAAATACAACGGATGGACGGACGGACAAACACCCGCATGATGCTGCAAGGGTTTCTGTCCGAGGTCACAAAATCCTGAGAGAGACAAAATCTGGTGCACATTGGGGTGCCAAGGATCAGAAAATGAGAGAGAAAAGTGACAGAGGCCAATCGGACAAATCGCCTGTATATTGTACCTGTGTTTAGTGGAGGAAACAAGAGTCTTGACATGCCACATTTGGCACAGATTAAAGAAGACGATCTCTCGCGTATTTGGGGGTGTGCTGTTGCCAACATTGGGGAGCCAAGAGTCAGAAGATGCGAGAAAAACTGTTGTCTGCGAAAGGTGTCACTTGAAGGCTGATGAGGCGGCACACAACAAATAATGTTCAAGTCCGCAGGGTCGCTCGAGTCTCCACTGGGTTCTTGTCTCTCAAGATCAAAATTTCAAGAGGGCACTTTGCAGAGGTTTTTGCAGAGGTTTTTGCATCGCAGAAtctacatttcaaaaaatgtgcaACACTTTTGCGTCGGAGGGAGGTCCAATGTGAGTCTAACGCCAGTGTTAAAATCACATACACTTACtgcagaaaaatatttgtgaGAGAGGACGGGACGGGATGAGATTGGGGAGGCGAAGGGGGGTTAAACTTGGCACAAAAATGAGTCACGCATTTTTTACACAGCCCCAAAGCGATTTTGCTGCGGCAAGGACTGCAAGGGCTCAACCTCCTATACGGCGTTTcgaagagaaaaattaaataaaatatcagcTGCAAAGCGAGAGTGGAAAAGTATGAGAACGAGAAGAAGTCGACAGGAGTGGAATTGCACAGTGCACATGCCCTGCCAACAGTGCCCATGTTTTATCACCACACTTTATAAACTGCACACAAAAGCCGGATTCGATGCAACAAACAGCAGTAGAGCGGTCAATTGGATGAGACGTGTGGACCAAGTTGTGTGTACGAGCAAAATTCTGCATCATGGCTGTCTTCGGATGCTCGTACCAGCTGGCAGAGTCAAGACACGACTGATTATTTATTGTGTAGAATTTGTTCGTCCACCCAGATCCACGCCCTTGAATGCGTCAAAAAACACAGGATATACGGTGAAAGGAAAAATTGTACTGGTTGCCGCACCCGGCCCGAAAAAACTGATTGTGCAAGTGTTGCTTTCTCTTTTGCTCTCCACGTGACTGCACTGCCACTCGGTGCCCTGTGCCTCTAGTTCCCCAATTTTTACACTTTTCCCCTTTCGCGTGTAGCAAGCATTTTCACTTTTTACCTCGGAAAGCCACACGTCCCAGGCCCAACTTTTGCCACAGCAAAAACTCTTCCGAGGTAGACAAAACTTTCAAAAGTGCCTCTCCAAAACATTGAACCTGGGAGATAAAAGTTGATCAGGGACAGTTTGAGCAAACAGACAACAGACTTGGATGGTTTTTTGTACCCTGCTCCATCTGCCGCAAATGAAGAAAAACGTCAAGCATCTCAAGGCGGAATCTTAACAAATCAAAGTCAATCATTCAcatatattttgattattatttgcaCTTGTTTCTAGTATGTAGTTACGTCGAAGACATTGAgaaaaatacacacacacatgcGCACACACGCCGCAACATCTAttctcactcactcactcactcactcactcactcactcactcactcactcactcactcactcactcactcactcctTACTCACTCACTCTCAAATAATTAAGATTATTTCCgtaacaatataaaaaagaaaacgtaaatatattataatacatCATATACGATACGAGTACAAACTAGAAATATTATTGTGGTAATCTTCCCTTGTAGGCAAAGCCCAATTATACTCGTCTAGGAGAgatacacacacacgcacactaACAcacacactctctctctctctctctctctctctctctctctctctctctctctctctctctcacagcTTTCTTTTAGATCTCGGCTCACAACAAGACACATCTGACGAAATTTGCGAGATTCGGGTTGAGAAACATCGAGAAGATGATTCGCGGAAGTTTATGtacaagaagaagaagaagaaaaagaaaaagaagaaaaaagatagACGTAGTGGCTACGGACTTGGTCCGTATTAGCTGATTCTCAACTCAAGGCCTTTGTTCTCGGAGATGCTCCAAACGACGGATGCGTCTTGCGAATTGGAGCTCTTGAAAACTAGTAAAAAAAGACTTGTTCTCCTTCGGGGGACTGTCAGCCGATTAAAGTCTCAATCGCAGAGTCTGAGGAGAGACTTGGAGGACCCTTGCAGGATCCTGGGGTTTGAATTCGCGAGGAGAAACTACTGCGCCGCCGGTTTAAATATTGAGTTTCCGCCCAAGAAGACCAGTTGCGAGTCCCTTTTGCGGCTAGTGCTTCAACTGCTTCGACTGTTTCGAGTGCTTCGATTGCTTCGAGAGCGAGGCAGCAACGGATCACGAGTGCTTGACGACAATGACGCCAGGTCGCTGCTGCTGAGTCTGTTGCTGCGAGTGGAATTGAAGGAAGTTGTTCACTTCAGCGTGAAGAAGTCGCTGCTTGGTCGAAGACGCCGACGCAGCCGCTGCTGCCGCCTGTTTATTCGTCAGAGCCAGAGGAACGTCTTGAGCTGGCTCATCGCTGAACAGGTGGTCACCCTCCAGGTGGCGAATCGCCTCCACTATTGTTTCCAAATTCTGTCTTGAGGTGTTCGCCAGATAGAGCCTCGCCTGCGGAGTACCGTCGTCCAGAGAATTGGCTGGCGAGGGTaacctgaaaaaaaaaaaaataataataatcaaatgtaAATGCAGTAACTCGGATTTACAGTGGCAGAGAGTGATCAAGTTACTCGCGCATCGTCGAACTCTTGGGAGTTTGTGGCGCCACGATTAAAGAGTGCCCAATTGTGATTCAAGGCTCAAATTACAGGACGAAGATTGGGCATCGTTCACAAACTTACGTTACGCAAGCGTCTTCTTTCTGTTTATACTGCTACTGTACAGTGCAACAACttcaaagatatttaattatcatatttatttGAGCTGAGAGTTTCAGTATTGACCCAAAAGCTATAGATTATATTAATGAAAGTAAAATGAGAGACTCCAGAGAGCGTTACAAATCCTAGCCTCATACGCTTCAGACTCAACGGtgaattttgaattcaagtaTCAACTTGCGCTCAACGATGATTGCGCGAATTTTAAACGATCAATAGTTTCGCGCACGCTATTACGTAGTGGTAGGGATAACGTGGGTCCGCGCGAGTCCCGAAGTCAGTCGAAAAGATTGGAGAGTTCTATTCCTTTTGGGAGCTCAGAGGGTGAGCTACGTTTGGGGTTCTCTCTGCATTCCGAGGATATCAAGCAGGAAGTTACATTCTCTAACAACGATTTAAAGGAAAGCAATAGAAATTCCTAAACTTGAAAAGTGTTCTAATGTTCAGAACATTTAACGCgggtttttttttctcttttagtttagtgaaattcatcaaataatttgGTCATTAAATAGGCATTAGTTGACGTTTAATTTTGTGATAGCTTTGTACTTCATTTCATGAAGACCTCGCTGTGCAGAATTCAATATTAATTTCGAAATCCAAGGGTATATAATTTGGAgctgttttctaaaaataaattctttaaataaaatgtgaGTCAAGAGAGGATTTATCTCGTGACAGCTTTGCACCCTGTCCCAATCGAAGGAAACCTCACTGTGCGAATTAGTATTCAATTGTAAGCAATCATGTCTCGCTTGAGTGATCCCAACATCCTTTTGAAAGATAGAGTAGTTTATTAACTTATACACTAAATGGATACCATCAGTTTCTCTATTTCGAGTCTCCTGCAATAATTAATTATGGATCTCCAGACAACTATATCTCACTTCAATTTCTAGTTGCAAATTATATAGGAACCGATCTTAATTCCAAGAATTGCATTATTcgttaattttgataataaagtTGTCAGGGCTATTTTTAATGTCCTTCCGGCACTGGAACCGACGATGATAATCGGTTACGATCTGCTGATTGGGACACAGTAAATGGCaaactgaacaaattttcaataattaatcgtATTATTGAAACTGGTCGATGTGCGAcatttatattgaataaaattaatgtcaCAAATTTTGTGAAACCCTCAGTTTTGTGAGATCACTGTGAAAGCATTGGTATTCAATTGATAAAAGAATTAtatcagaaaagaaaaaagttacaaaGCAAAAGAAGAACGCTTGACGCAAGTTTATGAACGACCCCTCACAGAAAACGCTCGAGGCAAATGCTGCAGTCACACGCTATTTTTTCAAACAACCACCTCAAAAGATGCACTCCAATCTGGCTTGTCACTTTGAAACTTTGAATTCTCCGTGAGTGTGCAAAGTGACTTTAGCGATTTGAGAAAACCACGCAACTCACATCTAAAAGTAGTACGTTCCTTCAAAACTACGCGTGCTCTACTCTTCCAATCGTGCCGAGAGGGAGCCACCTTCAGAGTGAGCATGCGACACGGAAAAATTTCAACACAATTTCGGGgcacaaaaaatcaaaatgtagCGGTGGCTGCTGCACAGTAAAACTTGGATAAATTCAGTAGTTGAGACACACAACAGTACCTTTCCACTTCGACTTTTGGTTCCGCATTCATCGCAGCTTCCAGTACGCTCGGCAGCCGCTGTTTCTCCTCTTCCGCCCCTTCCTCTCCATCTTCCACAACAACACCACCCTCTTCCTCACCTTCCTCCTCCTCACCATCTTCGTCCTCCTCTTCCTCTACTTGCTGCTGCTGCTGCAATTGttgttgctgctgctgctgctgtcgCAACTGTTGCTCCTCCTCTTCCAACTCCaattcctcctcctcctcttcctcctcctctgGCTCCTCCTCGGGAGAAAACGATCTGGCTGGACTACCGGTGATGTACTGAGCGGACGAGTTGCCAGATTCGGTCGCATAGGTCAACCTCGTGGGAGAGAACGAGTCCAACTGTTCCTCAATCAGTGGGAACATCTGACTCGCGAACGTGACCATCTTGGGACTGCTGGGCTGAGAGTTTCCTTCCTCCTTGATCTCCTCCGCGACAACCTCCACAGGTTGAGGCGAGAGGGGCGGCGAACTCAAGTCTGGGGTCGTAGTTTCGACTGTCTGCGTCGATCCCACTGGAGGTAGCGACACCACGGAAACCACTTGCAGAGCCGCCACCGCTTCTTCCGTCTCTTGAGCCAGCACGTTGTCCGTGTGCTCAATTACCTgcagggaaatttaaaaaattaattttttcataattaaaacttACAAGGATGGGTCCCAAAGTGCGAGACGCCACGCCCATCCGGCTGGGGCTTTTCACATTTTAAGTATACCAAAATTCACCAGATACGTATATTCTCTTTCAATCATCCAGTGGGTCTCAGTTTCCGAGACATTAAGAAAATACATAGAATTGCCTATTTATCTCTCCCCAAGACCACAGAATGAAATTCCTAGTCAAGTGGAATCCAATAATACCGTATCTCATGTATTTTCATGCTCTTTTACCCTGCAAAGCCTCAATCGAGTCAGCGTCCCACATCACGCAGCAACCCTCTCTTTTTCATAAATGTAACGATTTCTGTTTGATTAATCAAATAGACCCCACCCCCTACTTGCCTCGTGAGGTTGATAGGCGATTAGTTGACTGTCCCTGAACCTGTCAGGGTAGAGTTGATTTTGAATGGCTCGCATTTGCTTTTCTAGGTGACTTCTCGTTTGACGCTCTCGCTCCAGCTGCCGCCTGAGCTCGATAACTTCACTGCTGCTCACTACAGAATGTCCGTCCGCGGAAACCGTAATAACTGATAAAGGTTCTGGCGACATGCTCCCCAAACCCTCGTCACCGCTCTCGTTCACGTGCACCGGCAAACTCACGACAACACCTGAAAACCCAAAAGACAATACAACAACAATCAATTAAACACTCCTGTT is a genomic window of Belonocnema kinseyi isolate 2016_QV_RU_SX_M_011 chromosome 8, B_treatae_v1, whole genome shotgun sequence containing:
- the LOC117178797 gene encoding helix-loop-helix protein 11-like, with the translated sequence MSVLNSQDRILLQEIVETSPEEQEDPLSSNGDFADESSVAATVYQSVVGRDVLNGNSAGGLNQGNIASSVGRAPSRSHMEQEKRMRREIANSNERRRMQSINAGFQSLRTLLPHHEGEKLSKAAILQQTAEYIYQLEQEKTQLLSQNCQLKRLVNQHEGGDVPIKKRKAESQGVVVSLPVHVNESGDEGLGSMSPEPLSVITVSADGHSVVSSSEVIELRRQLERERQTRSHLEKQMRAIQNQLYPDRFRDSQLIAYQPHEVIEHTDNVLAQETEEAVAALQVVSVVSLPPVGSTQTVETTTPDLSSPPLSPQPVEVVAEEIKEEGNSQPSSPKMVTFASQMFPLIEEQLDSFSPTRLTYATESGNSSAQYITGSPARSFSPEEEPEEEEEEEEELELEEEEQQLRQQQQQQQQLQQQQQVEEEEDEDGEEEEGEEEGGVVVEDGEEGAEEEKQRLPSVLEAAMNAEPKVEVERLPSPANSLDDGTPQARLYLANTSRQNLETIVEAIRHLEGDHLFSDEPAQDVPLALTNKQAAAAAASASSTKQRLLHAEVNNFLQFHSQQQTQQQRPGVIVVKHS